The genome window TAATGTGATGGCAGAAGAAGCTTCAAATAATTCCATCGCCTCTTTCACCTTGTAGAACTGGCAAATTTACTGTTTTCAAAGACTACGAATATTTAATCGACATCACCACATCACCAAACCACCACTATGGTTACACATCGAACGAACGGATAAGCCGGATCCGAACCGGGCGAGTGTTGAACTGTCTTCCAGCAGTGCATGTCTTAAAGTTCAACACCAACCACCCGAGTCAGACTAGAACGTTTCCATGTAATCTTGATGCTGCCTGATAGAGTTCCTAGAGACGACTTGGTTGGCCAGATGGTAGATGAGAGTTTGGTTTACGCTTATGTAAGGCGAACCGGAAAGATGAGACCAGGGGCCGGGCGTCGGAGGTTCAAGATGGCAGAAGCCCGAAACGGCCGAGTGCTTTGGGGGCCGTGGGGGGCCTGGGAACTGGAGGCTGGAGCGAGCATATGATCCACTTTCTTTCTCATATTACCTGCATCCCCGTCAGTCACATTTCACTTCAGTCGCACCACGCACGCTGTGTGAGGAGGTCTTTGGAAGAAACATCCTTCACTTCACTCTACAGTCCCCACGCAAGGCCGCATCTGTCGTTCGCTAACTCGTCCGTTCTCTGGAGTCACATTCACTCGCCACACGCCACTCCCCTTCCTTGCTTCTCGGGTATTTCTTTAGCGCGCCAGCAACACGGGTAGAGTCAGACCATGTATCAGCCGTATGCAGTCAATGAGGCGCCGCGGGAACGGCCAAAGATCCTCTGCCTGCACGGAGGCGGCTCCTCGGCAGGCATCTTCCAGATTCAACTGATCAGGTTATCGCGCGTCCTCGAGCCGCGCTTCGAATTTGTCTACCTCGACGGGCCGATCGAGACGGAGGCCGGGCCGGGCGTACTCCCCGTATTCGAGGGATGCGGGCCGTACCGACGATGGGTCAGCGACGATCCCTCCATCCCCGCCGAGGAGTTCCAGCAGCAAAAAGACACGGCGATGGAGATGCTCAAGGTGTACGTGCAGCAGACGGGGCCCTACGTCGGCGTGCTGGGGTTTTCGCAGGGCGCGCGGGCGGCGTCGAGTCTGTTGATTgagcagcagcggcagccGTTTGTGCCGTACAACTTCTTTGGGGTGTTTCTATGCGGGACGTATCCGCCTTTTGTACCTGACGACGTGCTGATTCGGTTGCCAACTGTTCATGTGGTGGGCTTGTTTGATCCGTGGAAGCCGGCGAGCGAGATGTTGATTGAGCAGTGTTCTGAGCGGAGTACGCGCAAGGTTGTGAGGTATCCGGGCGGCCATCATCTGCCGAACGCGCCGGAGGCTATTCAGAATATTGCGAATATGGTGATTGACTTGTGGAAGGAGACAACGGGGGCGACGGCGTGATGGACGATGTGAGAGTATCATCATCAGTGAGAGATCCGGAGGGGCTCACGACCTAGTCTGACCACATGAGGGAGATGGGCATACCGCAGCAATTCGCGAGGGGTCAAGGCTGAGCGATTAGACGACCAGCATTCGGGTGATGAGGAGCACAAGCATCGCTCACTTCCTCCGTCTCTTCACCATTTCTCTCATCTATGATTGTGGGGGAATGAGAGAGATGAAGAAGATGACGATGAAGAAATCAAAGAGCAAGCCAATGGAGACACAAGAGGCCCTTCGGGGTCAGTCAAGTGGCTTGGTGAATGGCGGGGAATCTTGGGTCAAGACGACGACGGGTGTGAGTGAGACATCACCAGCGTCGGGATGGTCTCATTTGGAGACTGCATGCGAAGCATAACTTCGACCGAAAACGAATGAAATTGATGAGATTGGTCACTCATCCACTCATGCTATTATGTGCTGTCTACTCACAATGAGCTGATGGTGAAGATTCTCAGCTGATTGCTTCTTGAGAAAATGCGTAAAATATTAAGTGTGAGATGGCAGGTCGTCGAACATTTAAGTGAATGAGCTAAGGGCTACCATATTTCGAACTAAAGGAATTCATCATGAAATTGGAGATTTGAGTGAAAAAGAAATGAAAAAAATGTCCGAGACTGAGACTGGTGGTGTGTGAGTGACGGCGGGCAGGATTCAGCTGGTGAAGCGTGGCAGCGCAGCCAACTTTCCCACGCCAGTGATGTGGGGACGGCTAAAGAGAGACTAGCGTAGATCGAAGCTCCAAAGTCGCCGATTATCTCATCTGCGAACACCCAAGGCGTCGAATTGTTAGTGATTTACCTCATTCCCGGCACTGCACAGGGAATGCCCCGCTGTCGGTCGACGTCACCTGCGGCAGGAAGAGGACAAGCTCCTGTCGGACCTTCTCTTTGGTGCCAACAACAAAAACAGGGAACCCGGCCGCGCGAAGAGGAGACGAGAATGCGACGGCCGCTGCTGCACCTCCTCAGAGTCAGGAGCCGAACCTAGGATTTTTCTCCTGTTTCTTGATCCTTTGGCTTTTTGATCAATTGCCAGCTTCGATCCAGGAAGTCATCTCCTGTGAGCTCTTGTCAATTAGTTCTCGTTGCTCGACACCTGCTTCCACGATCCGATCGCGCCGATTCCTTCGATTGATCGACTATTCGTTCAAACGGACAGAGCGTTACGTGAAAGTGTTCCTGATTCCTCACAAAACGAAGCAATCGCGGTTGTCATGGCCAACTTCAACTGGGTGTCCCGTTTGCTGGGGTGGGATAGGCATCCACGCCATCATCACGACTTCCACTCGGACTGGATCCGCGATGACCGAAGACGCCGTACGTACTCCTGCTAATCGACCCCCCTCTTCCTTCGGCACGCCATGGAACCCCCTCAATCAGTTTCAACAGCTTACACTTGGGCCTGTTGCCCCCATCTAGTCCTGCCGCAATATCGAAGCGAGCATCTCGAGTCCGCGATCCCTGCCCCCGAAGTAACAAAGATTGCCCTCAAGCTTCGACACCTGATTGAGCTGGCAGTCCCCTGCGAATTGGACGAAGTCGAGATCACAAAGGCGCATAGCAAGATCATCACGACCAACGTCGTCAAGGCCGCCAAGGAAGCTGGCGGCTCGCACTACGGATCATGTGTTGTCTTCTGCTTGATTGTCTGCAAGAGATGGTTCAAGCACCAGGCCTTGGCTGAGCTCTGGGACGCCGACCTACACAGAGTGCGCGCCGTCGCTTGTGAGGTTATTGCGAAGCAGATGTATGTACTTCTAACGCCACTGTCCAGAGAAGACACCCAGGAGACTAACAGCTGTATACAGCATCGAAACCGAAGACGACCTTCAATATCTAATGCACTCCGTTCTCCTCCGCCGATACTCTGTAGTTGTGGACGGCGAAGCCACACCGCCCGCGAACGCTATCGAAAAGGCCGTCGATCTCCACGCCGTCAGAGTCATTGGCTCTTCGGGATACCAAAAATGCATTTCATACCTGTGGAAGGGATGGTTGGTCCAGGACGAAGACGACCCTGCAGTATTCGTCGACTACAAGGACAAGACGAATCCGTCCTTCCTCGTGCACATGGATCCCGACCGCATCCATGCTCCCATGTACCAGAATGCCACTCAGGTGCTTATCTCCCTCATCTACATTGGTCTCTACACTGCCGTCATCAACTCGGTCAACGCCAAGGGTGTTTTGGACGCGGCTGAGGTGTTGTTGTACATCTTCACCCTCGGCTTTATCTGCGAGGAGGTCACCAAGTTCTGGAAGGCCGGCTACCACATTCTGGGTTTCTGGAACGCATTCAATGGCGTTCTCTACACCTTCATCACGCTATCCCTGATTCTTCGCATAATCGGCCTTACCCACGACGAGGGTGAACCCGCGCGGAAAATGTACAGTGAACTGAGCTACAACTTCTTGGCTTTCAGCGCACCCATGATTTGGTCTCGCCTTTTGCTTTATCTCGACAGCTTCCGCTTCTTTGGAGCTATGCTTGTCGTGCTAAAGGTCATGATGAAGGAGTCAATCATCTTCTTCGCCCTGCTTGCTGTGTTGATCATTGGATTCCTCCAGGCCTTTATTGGTCTCGACTTGGCAGACGACTTGGTGGCTGATGATATAACATTCATCATGTCAGCCATGGCTAACGCCATCATGCAGAGCCCCGACTTTGACGGATTCGACAGGTTCTCGCCGCCGTTCGGTATCATCCTGTACTACTGCTTCACGTTCATTGTCATGGTAAGTCGTGGTCCTATGAGAAGATGGGACCAGTTGCTGATTTGGATCGCAGGTCGTTTTGCTCAACATCCTCATTGCGCTGTACAACTCCGCATACGAAGACATTTACGACAACGCCAACGACGAGTACCTCGCGCTGTTTGCCCAGAAGACGATGCAATTCGTCCGTGCCCCCGACGAAAACGTCTACATCCCGCCATTCAACCTCATTGAGATGATTGTCATTTGCCTCTTCTGGTGGATGGAGAAATCCAAGTTCGAGAAGATGAGCGACGTTATCATGGGAATCCTCTACTCGCCGGTCCTAGTTGTCGCCGCAATCTTCGAGACTCGCTCAGCCGCCGACATCAGGAGCAACCGAGCGAGAGGTGAGGAAGACGACGACACAATCGAGGAGTGGGAGCAGATGATGGACCAGGTAGACTTCGAATCCGATGGATGGAACAAGGTCTGCGCAAGCGCCAAGACCAACTTGGAGCACGATCCTACGATCTACGAGGTGCAGCAGTTGCGAAGCGAAGTTGAAGAGCTCAAGAAAATGTTGGTCGAGATCTCCAA of Colletotrichum lupini chromosome 8, complete sequence contains these proteins:
- a CDS encoding oxidoreductase, producing the protein MYQPYAVNEAPRERPKILCLHGGGSSAGIFQIQLIRLSRVLEPRFEFVYLDGPIETEAGPGVLPVFEGCGPYRRWVSDDPSIPAEEFQQQKDTAMEMLKVYVQQTGPYVGVLGFSQGARAASSLLIEQQRQPFVPYNFFGVFLCGTYPPFVPDDVLIRLPTVHVVGLFDPWKPASEMLIEQCSERSTRKVVRYPGGHHLPNAPEAIQNIANMVIDLWKETTGATA
- a CDS encoding potassium ion channel Yvc1 — protein: DLPHSRHCTGNAPLSVDVTCGRKRTSSCRTFSLVPTTKTGNPAARRGDENATAAAAPPQSQEPNLGFFSCFLILWLFDQLPASIQEVISCELLALRESVPDSSQNEAIAVVMANFNWVSRLLGWDRHPRHHHDFHSDWIRDDRRRLSTAYTWACCPHLVLPQYRSEHLESAIPAPEVTKIALKLRHLIELAVPCELDEVEITKAHSKIITTNVVKAAKEAGGSHYGSCVVFCLIVCKRWFKHQALAELWDADLHRVRAVACEVIAKQIIETEDDLQYLMHSVLLRRYSVVVDGEATPPANAIEKAVDLHAVRVIGSSGYQKCISYLWKGWLVQDEDDPAVFVDYKDKTNPSFLVHMDPDRIHAPMYQNATQVLISLIYIGLYTAVINSVNAKGVLDAAEVLLYIFTLGFICEEVTKFWKAGYHILGFWNAFNGVLYTFITLSLILRIIGLTHDEGEPARKMYSELSYNFLAFSAPMIWSRLLLYLDSFRFFGAMLVVLKVMMKESIIFFALLAVLIIGFLQAFIGLDLADDLVADDITFIMSAMANAIMQSPDFDGFDRFSPPFGIILYYCFTFIVMVVLLNILIALYNSAYEDIYDNANDEYLALFAQKTMQFVRAPDENVYIPPFNLIEMIVICLFWWMEKSKFEKMSDVIMGILYSPVLVVAAIFETRSAADIRSNRARGEEDDDTIEEWEQMMDQVDFESDGWNKVCASAKTNLEHDPTIYEVQQLRSEVEELKKMLVEISKAVSAGNAGNGQASTNLIDLGEPAESSSSKKKNKKKGKKNKKEKKAGDDAKEAAAAASSSSSDEE